Proteins encoded in a region of the Mycolicibacterium neoaurum genome:
- a CDS encoding hemolysin family protein — protein MLTALGILVGIVVVCAITALTGYFVAQEFAYMAVDRSRLKARAQAGDTGAARALQVTRRTSFMLSGAQLGITVTGLLVGYVAEPLIGKGLGELLGGVGVPLAVGIAIGTVLAMVFSTVVQMVFGELFPKNLAIARPEPVARWLALSTNIYLAVFGWLIKLFDASSNLLLRALRIEPVHDVEHSATARDLEHIVADSREAGDIPEELSTLLDRILDFPTRTAEHAMIPRARVDVVNADEPVGAVLTKMATGHTRYPVIGATPDDLVGVVHLHDLLEADDPSAPAGENCRPAVILPETMPLPSALRTLSEAGDEMALVIDEYGGFAGVLTIEDLAEEMVGEIDDEHDKDSADDDVVPTDGGWSVRGDVALDELSRVIGHDLPEGDYETLAGLLIAEFGGLPGVGDAVSVDLGVEPAELIADHPPLQRRLDATVQSVEKHVPARVLVSLVELPAEAVQEGAGDE, from the coding sequence ATGCTGACCGCACTCGGGATTCTCGTCGGCATCGTGGTGGTATGTGCCATCACCGCCCTGACCGGCTATTTCGTCGCCCAGGAGTTCGCCTATATGGCGGTTGACCGGTCACGGCTGAAGGCCCGCGCCCAAGCCGGTGACACCGGCGCCGCGCGCGCACTGCAGGTTACCCGCCGGACCTCGTTCATGTTGTCGGGCGCTCAGTTGGGCATTACCGTCACCGGGCTGCTGGTCGGTTATGTCGCCGAACCGCTGATCGGTAAGGGTCTGGGGGAGTTACTCGGCGGCGTCGGGGTGCCGCTGGCGGTGGGCATCGCCATCGGCACCGTCCTGGCCATGGTCTTCTCGACCGTGGTGCAGATGGTCTTCGGTGAGCTGTTCCCCAAGAACCTGGCGATCGCCCGGCCCGAACCCGTGGCCCGCTGGCTGGCGTTGTCCACGAACATCTACCTGGCTGTGTTCGGCTGGTTGATCAAATTGTTCGACGCATCGTCGAACCTGCTGCTGCGCGCCCTGCGCATCGAGCCGGTGCACGACGTAGAACACTCGGCCACCGCTCGCGATCTCGAACACATCGTCGCCGATTCGCGCGAGGCGGGGGACATCCCCGAGGAGCTGTCCACCCTGCTGGACCGCATCTTGGACTTTCCGACCCGCACCGCCGAGCACGCGATGATCCCGCGGGCCCGGGTCGATGTCGTCAACGCCGACGAGCCGGTGGGCGCGGTACTGACCAAGATGGCCACCGGTCATACCCGGTACCCGGTGATCGGCGCAACACCGGACGATCTGGTCGGCGTCGTCCACCTGCACGATCTGCTGGAGGCCGACGACCCGTCGGCACCCGCCGGTGAGAACTGCCGACCGGCGGTGATCCTTCCGGAGACCATGCCGTTGCCGTCGGCATTGCGCACCCTGAGCGAGGCAGGCGACGAGATGGCACTCGTGATCGACGAGTACGGCGGTTTCGCCGGTGTACTCACGATCGAAGATCTGGCCGAGGAAATGGTCGGTGAGATCGACGACGAGCATGACAAGGACTCGGCCGATGATGATGTGGTGCCCACCGATGGCGGTTGGTCGGTGCGCGGCGACGTCGCACTCGACGAGTTGAGCCGGGTCATCGGCCATGACCTGCCCGAGGGTGACTACGAGACCTTGGCCGGGTTGCTGATCGCCGAGTTCGGCGGTCTCCCCGGTGTCGGGGATGCCGTCTCGGTCGACCTCGGCGTCGAGCCGGCCGAATTGATCGCCGATCATCCGCCGTTGCAACGCCGTCTGGACGCGACCGTCCAGTCGGTCGAAAAACATGTTCCGGCAAGGGTTTTGGTGAGCCTGGTCGAACTGCCCGCCGAGGCCGTGCAGGAAGGCGCTGGTGATGAGTAA
- a CDS encoding hemolysin family protein yields MSNPWVVVLVTASLIAASAFFVAVEFALIAARRHRLEDAAPHSRSARAALRSASELSVLLAGSQLGITICTLALGAITKPAVHHWLTPAIAGWGAPSWLADVGGFVLALIIVTFLHLVVGEMAPKSWAIAHPERSATMLALPMRAFMWVTRPLIGTLNRLANWCLRRVGVEPVDQVATGQDPDALRHLVEHSATVGTLDERYHGHLVSALELEALTVGDMLRTGAEPSSVRSAASTADIQAESLRTGHLRLVVRDNGAVLGVVHVRDTVQAGPGTTAADLMRPALELTADVPAYAALRTMRETRNHLVVVTDAEGSILGLITLTDVLKRLLPTADAVS; encoded by the coding sequence ATGAGTAACCCGTGGGTGGTCGTTCTGGTGACCGCGTCACTGATCGCGGCCAGCGCGTTCTTCGTAGCCGTCGAGTTCGCCCTGATCGCGGCACGGCGACACCGCCTCGAAGATGCCGCGCCGCACAGCCGTTCGGCCCGCGCCGCACTGCGGTCGGCCTCCGAGCTGTCGGTGCTGCTGGCCGGGTCGCAACTGGGCATCACCATCTGCACCCTGGCGCTGGGCGCCATCACCAAGCCCGCGGTGCACCATTGGTTGACCCCGGCGATCGCGGGCTGGGGTGCGCCGTCGTGGCTGGCCGATGTGGGCGGTTTCGTACTCGCCCTGATCATCGTCACCTTTTTGCACCTCGTCGTCGGTGAGATGGCCCCGAAGTCCTGGGCCATCGCCCATCCCGAACGGTCGGCAACCATGTTGGCGTTGCCGATGCGGGCGTTCATGTGGGTGACCCGCCCGCTCATCGGCACGCTGAACCGCCTGGCCAACTGGTGTCTGCGCAGGGTCGGCGTGGAACCTGTCGACCAGGTGGCCACCGGCCAGGATCCCGATGCGCTGCGGCACCTCGTCGAGCACTCGGCCACCGTGGGCACCCTGGACGAGCGCTATCACGGGCATCTGGTCAGCGCACTGGAGCTGGAGGCACTGACCGTCGGGGACATGCTGCGCACCGGTGCCGAGCCGAGCAGCGTCCGGTCCGCGGCGAGCACGGCGGATATCCAGGCGGAGTCGCTGCGCACCGGTCACCTCCGACTTGTGGTCCGCGACAACGGAGCCGTCCTGGGGGTCGTGCACGTGCGCGATACCGTGCAGGCCGGCCCGGGCACGACGGCCGCCGACCTCATGCGCCCGGCCCTGGAATTGACGGCCGATGTGCCCGCCTACGCCGCGCTGCGGACCATGCGGGAAACCCGCAACCATCTGGTGGTGGTGACCGATGCCGAGGGCAGCATCCTGGGCTTGATCACGCTGACCGACGTGCTCAAGCGACTACTGCCCACCGCCGACGCGGTGAGCTGA
- a CDS encoding DUF4192 domain-containing protein, translating into MTQQPRGFDVGRPASLIAALPAVLGFIPENSLTIVTLDGGEMGCVMRVDLTPGLVGNTSALAEVVAGSGHDGAVAVIVDADDADHEELADDLTESMSGEGVDLLAVLAVDRVAADGRWYCVCGCGAHGVVDDPDCSPLAAEAVLGGRRLYRRRDELEAVVTRTDPERGAGLAQALRSARRGQLSTTAARRAIESAMTLARRVAAGQEPADADIVVVVGALRDPRVRDTLYALAVGDSAAAAETLWATLARLVPAPWRQEVLTLLAFSAYARGDGPLAGIALEVAVEIDPTHRMATMLDCALQSGMRPEQIRELALSGYRIAGQLGVRLPPRLTFGRRAG; encoded by the coding sequence ATGACACAACAACCTCGCGGATTCGACGTCGGTCGGCCCGCATCGCTGATCGCCGCGCTGCCGGCGGTCCTGGGCTTCATCCCGGAGAATTCCCTGACGATAGTCACCCTCGACGGCGGCGAGATGGGCTGCGTCATGCGGGTGGACCTGACGCCCGGTCTGGTCGGCAACACCAGCGCGTTGGCCGAGGTGGTGGCAGGCTCGGGTCATGACGGGGCGGTCGCCGTGATCGTCGATGCAGACGATGCCGACCACGAGGAGCTCGCCGACGACCTCACCGAGTCGATGTCGGGGGAGGGTGTCGACCTGCTGGCGGTACTCGCCGTCGATAGGGTCGCCGCGGACGGTCGGTGGTACTGCGTGTGTGGATGCGGTGCGCACGGCGTCGTCGACGACCCGGACTGTTCCCCGCTGGCGGCCGAGGCAGTGCTGGGTGGGCGTCGGCTCTATCGGCGTCGTGACGAGCTGGAGGCCGTGGTCACCAGGACCGACCCCGAGCGCGGCGCGGGTCTGGCACAGGCATTGCGCTCGGCTCGGCGGGGCCAGCTCAGCACCACGGCGGCACGGCGCGCGATCGAATCGGCCATGACACTTGCCCGTCGGGTGGCGGCGGGTCAAGAGCCCGCCGATGCCGACATCGTCGTCGTGGTCGGTGCACTGCGCGATCCTCGTGTCCGAGACACGCTCTACGCCCTGGCTGTCGGCGATTCCGCGGCCGCCGCCGAGACGCTGTGGGCGACGCTGGCACGCCTGGTGCCGGCGCCATGGCGGCAGGAGGTGCTGACGCTGCTCGCCTTCTCGGCATATGCCCGCGGTGACGGTCCGTTGGCCGGGATCGCATTGGAGGTGGCCGTCGAGATCGACCCGACGCACCGGATGGCGACCATGCTCGACTGTGCGTTGCAGTCCGGGATGCGGCCCGAGCAGATCCGCGAGCTGGCGTTGTCCGGCTACCGGATCGCGGGGCAACTCGGGGTGCGGTTACCGCCGCGGCTGACCTTTGGGCGGCGTGCGGGTTAG
- a CDS encoding metal-dependent transcriptional regulator, protein MNDLIDTTEMYLRTIYDLEEEGVVPLRARIAERLDQSGPTVSQTVSRMERDGLLHVAGDRHLELTEKGRNLAISVMRKHRLAERLLVDVIGLPWEEVHAEACRWEHVMSEDVERRLVQVLDNPTTSPFGNPIPGLSELGFGGADSDGDANLVRLTELPAGSPVAVVVRQLTEHVQGDVELIGKLKDAGVVPNARVTVQVGEDPGDQGVLILMPGHQDVELPHHMAHAVKVEKV, encoded by the coding sequence ATGAACGACCTCATCGATACCACCGAGATGTACCTGCGGACGATCTATGACCTCGAGGAAGAGGGCGTCGTGCCGCTGCGGGCCCGCATCGCCGAACGTCTGGATCAAAGCGGTCCGACCGTGAGTCAGACCGTGTCCCGGATGGAACGCGACGGCTTGTTGCATGTCGCCGGTGACCGTCATCTCGAACTCACCGAGAAGGGCCGCAATCTGGCCATCTCCGTGATGCGCAAACACCGCCTTGCCGAGCGGCTGCTCGTCGATGTGATCGGACTCCCGTGGGAGGAAGTGCATGCCGAGGCGTGCCGCTGGGAGCACGTCATGAGCGAGGACGTCGAGCGGCGTCTGGTGCAGGTGCTCGACAACCCGACCACTTCTCCGTTCGGCAACCCGATTCCGGGGCTGTCCGAACTGGGCTTCGGCGGTGCCGACTCCGACGGCGATGCGAACCTGGTCCGCCTGACCGAGCTGCCCGCCGGCTCCCCGGTCGCGGTGGTGGTGCGCCAGCTGACCGAACACGTCCAGGGTGATGTCGAGCTGATCGGCAAGCTCAAGGATGCCGGTGTGGTTCCCAATGCGCGGGTGACCGTGCAGGTCGGCGAGGATCCCGGCGATCAGGGCGTTCTGATCCTGATGCCCGGCCACCAGGACGTCGAGCTGCCCCATCACATGGCGCACGCGGTGAAGGTCGAAAAGGTCTAA
- a CDS encoding sigma-70 family RNA polymerase sigma factor, protein MAIATASRIDSDLDAQSPAADLVRVYLNGIGKTALLNAADEVELAKRIEAGLYAQHVLDTKKRLGEAKRRDLAAVVRDGDAARRHLLEANLRLVVSLAKRYTGRGMPLLDLIQEGNLGLIRAMEKFDYAKGFKFSTYATWWIRQAITRGMADQSRTIRLPVHLVEQVNKLARIKREMHQNLGREATDEELAEESGIPVEKITDLLEHSRDPVSLDMPVGSDEEAPLGDFIEDAEAMSAENAVISELLHTDIRYVLATLDEREQQVIRLRFGLDDGQPRTLDQIGKLFGLSRERVRQIEREVMSKLRNGDRAERLRSYAS, encoded by the coding sequence ATGGCGATCGCCACCGCAAGCCGCATCGATTCCGATCTGGACGCCCAGAGCCCCGCCGCCGACCTGGTCCGCGTGTATCTCAACGGCATCGGCAAGACCGCGCTGCTGAACGCGGCCGACGAAGTCGAGCTGGCCAAACGTATCGAAGCCGGTCTGTACGCCCAGCATGTGTTGGACACCAAGAAGCGTCTCGGCGAGGCCAAGCGCCGCGATCTTGCGGCCGTGGTCCGTGACGGTGACGCAGCGCGGCGCCATCTGTTGGAGGCCAACCTCCGCCTCGTGGTGTCGCTGGCCAAGCGTTACACCGGTCGCGGGATGCCACTGCTGGACCTGATCCAGGAGGGCAACCTCGGATTGATCCGCGCGATGGAGAAGTTCGATTACGCCAAGGGATTCAAGTTCTCGACCTACGCAACATGGTGGATCCGCCAGGCGATCACCCGCGGTATGGCCGATCAGAGCCGAACCATCCGGCTTCCCGTCCATCTCGTCGAGCAGGTCAACAAGTTGGCCCGTATCAAGCGTGAGATGCACCAGAATCTCGGTCGCGAGGCCACCGATGAGGAACTGGCCGAGGAGTCGGGTATCCCGGTCGAGAAGATCACCGACCTGCTGGAGCACAGCCGCGACCCGGTGAGCCTGGACATGCCGGTCGGCAGCGATGAGGAAGCACCGCTTGGCGATTTCATCGAGGACGCCGAGGCGATGTCGGCGGAGAACGCCGTGATCTCCGAGCTGCTGCACACCGATATCCGGTACGTGCTCGCCACCCTTGACGAGCGTGAGCAGCAGGTCATCCGGCTGCGCTTCGGCCTGGACGACGGGCAGCCGCGCACCCTCGATCAGATCGGCAAGCTGTTCGGGCTGTCCCGCGAGCGGGTCCGCCAGATCGAGCGTGAAGTGATGTCCAAGCTCCGCAACGGAGATCGCGCCGAGCGGCTGCGGTCATACGCCAGCTGA
- a CDS encoding DUF3099 domain-containing protein, producing the protein MKQSPELSFDDQGRPVLITRAALPHDEQHRARVRKYLTLMSFRIPALVLAAIAYGVWHNGLISLAIIVASIPLPWIAVLIANDRPPRSASEPRRYPDARSGRRTPLFPTAERPALQAPVRPDPSAGSPHAGRGVPD; encoded by the coding sequence ATGAAACAAAGCCCTGAGCTGAGTTTCGACGACCAAGGTCGCCCGGTGCTCATCACCCGCGCTGCGCTCCCCCATGACGAGCAACACCGCGCCCGGGTACGCAAGTACCTGACCCTGATGTCCTTCCGTATTCCCGCGCTGGTGCTGGCCGCCATCGCCTACGGGGTCTGGCACAACGGATTGATCTCGCTGGCGATCATCGTGGCCTCGATCCCGCTGCCGTGGATCGCCGTGCTGATCGCCAACGACCGCCCGCCGCGCAGCGCCTCCGAGCCGCGCCGCTACCCCGATGCACGATCGGGCCGACGGACTCCCCTGTTCCCCACCGCCGAGCGTCCGGCGCTGCAGGCGCCCGTGCGTCCCGATCCGAGTGCGGGCAGTCCGCACGCGGGCCGCGGCGTTCCCGACTGA
- a CDS encoding DUF3039 domain-containing protein, which yields MQTQTIERPDTDERVDDGTDDDAPKVFHYVKKDKIAESAVMGTHVVALCGEVFPVTKAAKPGSPVCPDCKKIYEQLKK from the coding sequence ATGCAGACCCAGACCATCGAACGGCCCGATACCGACGAACGCGTCGACGACGGGACAGATGACGATGCCCCCAAGGTTTTCCACTACGTCAAGAAGGACAAGATCGCCGAAAGTGCCGTCATGGGCACGCATGTCGTCGCGTTGTGCGGTGAGGTGTTCCCGGTGACCAAGGCCGCCAAACCCGGTTCGCCGGTGTGCCCGGACTGCAAGAAGATCTACGAGCAACTCAAGAAGTAG
- a CDS encoding YihY/virulence factor BrkB family protein, whose amino-acid sequence MSEQSSTRPSRHHIWPILKRTLSKAWDDSIFSESAQAAFWCALSLPPLLLGMLGSLAYLAPLFGPDTLPTIEEQLIGTSERFFSQNVVNEIIEPTIYDIVRSARGEVVSLGFVISLWAGSSAVSAFVDSVVEAHDQTPLRHPVRQRFFALGLYVIMLVSAVLTAPFIALGPRKITEYIPESWSHALQYGYYPVLVIALIVVVTVLYRVSLPSPLPTHRLVVGAVLATAVFLIATFSLRFYLTWITATGYTYGALATPIAFLLFAFLAGFAVMIGAELNAAIQEEWPAPTTHADRVREWISTKTDTARAGTARSEPQPDPGDATS is encoded by the coding sequence ATGAGCGAGCAGTCCTCGACGAGACCGTCACGCCACCACATCTGGCCCATCCTCAAACGCACGCTGTCGAAGGCGTGGGACGATTCGATCTTCTCCGAGTCCGCGCAAGCCGCATTCTGGTGCGCGCTCTCGCTGCCACCGTTGCTGCTCGGAATGCTCGGCAGTCTGGCCTATCTCGCGCCGCTTTTCGGACCCGACACCCTGCCCACCATTGAAGAGCAGTTGATCGGTACGTCGGAACGCTTCTTCTCACAGAACGTCGTCAACGAGATCATCGAGCCGACGATCTACGACATCGTGCGCTCGGCGCGGGGTGAGGTGGTCTCGCTGGGCTTCGTCATCTCGCTGTGGGCCGGATCCTCGGCAGTGTCGGCGTTCGTCGACTCGGTCGTCGAGGCGCATGACCAGACCCCGCTGCGCCATCCGGTCCGGCAGCGCTTCTTCGCACTCGGTCTCTACGTGATCATGCTGGTCAGCGCGGTGCTGACCGCCCCGTTCATCGCGCTGGGACCGCGCAAGATCACCGAATACATCCCGGAGAGCTGGTCGCATGCGCTGCAGTACGGCTACTACCCGGTCCTGGTGATCGCGCTGATCGTCGTGGTGACCGTGCTCTATCGCGTGTCGCTACCCAGCCCGCTGCCCACCCACCGATTGGTCGTCGGCGCGGTGTTGGCCACCGCCGTCTTCCTGATCGCCACCTTCAGTCTTCGGTTTTATCTGACCTGGATCACCGCCACCGGCTACACCTACGGCGCGCTGGCGACCCCGATCGCATTCCTGCTGTTCGCCTTCCTGGCGGGCTTCGCGGTGATGATCGGCGCCGAACTCAACGCTGCCATCCAGGAGGAGTGGCCGGCCCCGACCACGCATGCGGACCGGGTCCGCGAGTGGATATCGACCAAGACCGACACCGCGCGGGCCGGCACCGCCAGGTCCGAGCCGCAGCCCGATCCGGGCGACGCTACTTCTTGA
- a CDS encoding DUF7455 domain-containing protein, with amino-acid sequence MNATLMSPELTRADRCDRCGAAARVRAKLPSGAELLFCQHHANEHEAKLIELAAVIEVSPVDA; translated from the coding sequence GTGAACGCAACCCTGATGAGTCCGGAACTGACCCGGGCGGATCGCTGCGACCGCTGCGGTGCCGCCGCACGCGTACGCGCCAAGCTGCCCTCCGGTGCCGAGCTGTTGTTCTGCCAGCATCACGCCAACGAGCACGAGGCGAAGCTGATCGAACTGGCCGCCGTGATCGAGGTCAGTCCGGTCGACGCATAG
- a CDS encoding DUF952 domain-containing protein, translating to MSTQSELLLHLCAAEEWERARAAGEHRPASLDDVGFVHLSTPEQVHLPANRLFAGRTDLVLLHIDPRMLTNEVRWEPGVPSDPESMVFPHLYGPLPAAAVTSVTRYLPAADGLFAALG from the coding sequence GTGAGTACCCAGAGCGAGCTCCTTTTGCACCTGTGCGCCGCCGAAGAATGGGAGCGGGCCCGCGCCGCCGGTGAGCACCGGCCGGCATCGCTGGACGATGTCGGGTTCGTGCACCTCTCCACTCCTGAACAGGTCCATCTGCCCGCCAATCGCTTGTTCGCGGGGCGGACCGATCTGGTGCTGCTGCACATCGACCCGCGGATGCTGACCAATGAGGTGCGATGGGAGCCTGGGGTGCCGAGCGATCCCGAATCGATGGTGTTCCCACACCTTTACGGCCCGTTGCCTGCTGCTGCTGTGACAAGTGTCACGCGGTATCTGCCGGCGGCCGACGGCCTCTTCGCCGCGCTCGGGTGA
- a CDS encoding SDR family NAD(P)-dependent oxidoreductase — MAAQRIAVVTGASRGAGRGIATALGVHGWKVYATGRTIEAAPPGGVAVRVDHADDAAVGELFARVGAEEGGLDLLVNNAAMVHDDLTGPKPFWDKPIGLGDVLDVGLRSAYVASWHAAPLLLRRPRGLIAFTSSPGSVCYMHGPAYGAQKAGIDKMAADMAVDFRGTEVATVSIWMGILLTERLRAAFAGNPEALAATAEHAETPEFTGHLIDALFGDPDLAGLSGHTLIGAELGEHYGITDDGGRRPPSHRAWLGAPRTPSDTIVR; from the coding sequence ATGGCAGCGCAGCGGATCGCGGTGGTGACCGGGGCCAGTCGCGGTGCCGGGCGTGGCATCGCGACCGCACTCGGCGTACACGGATGGAAGGTCTACGCCACCGGACGGACCATCGAGGCCGCACCGCCCGGTGGCGTGGCGGTCCGGGTGGACCACGCCGACGACGCCGCCGTGGGCGAGTTGTTCGCGCGCGTCGGTGCCGAAGAGGGTGGGCTGGATCTGCTCGTCAACAACGCCGCCATGGTCCACGACGACCTGACCGGGCCGAAGCCGTTCTGGGACAAGCCGATCGGCCTCGGCGATGTGCTCGACGTCGGCCTTCGCTCGGCCTACGTCGCGTCCTGGCACGCCGCGCCGTTGTTACTGCGACGGCCCCGGGGACTGATCGCATTCACCTCGTCGCCCGGATCGGTCTGCTACATGCATGGTCCCGCCTACGGCGCGCAGAAGGCCGGGATCGACAAGATGGCGGCCGATATGGCGGTCGACTTCCGCGGCACCGAGGTGGCCACGGTGTCGATCTGGATGGGAATCCTGCTCACCGAACGGCTGCGGGCCGCCTTCGCGGGCAACCCCGAGGCGTTGGCGGCGACCGCCGAGCACGCCGAGACCCCGGAGTTCACGGGCCATCTGATCGACGCGCTGTTCGGGGATCCGGACCTGGCCGGCCTCTCCGGGCACACCCTGATCGGAGCGGAGCTCGGCGAGCACTACGGCATCACCGATGACGGTGGCCGCCGACCGCCGTCGCACCGCGCCTGGCTGGGCGCCCCGAGGACGCCCAGCGACACCATCGTCCGGTGA
- a CDS encoding RNA polymerase sigma factor, whose translation MAATEASPATDEPVKATATKTAAKKAPAKKAPAKRAAKKAPAKKAPAKAASPRGKKDESGEDVNLGEDLDGAEDLDVEPGDDLEDVEIDDLETDDEADTADTDSDEEAEGDDASPAAAKPAKDGDDDIAEPSEKDKASGDFVWDEEESEALRQARKDAELTASADSVRAYLKQIGKVALLNAEEEVELAKRIEAGLYATQLMTELTEKGEKLPAAQRRDMQWICRDGDRAKNHLLEANLRLVVSLAKRYTGRGMAFLDLIQEGNLGLIRAVEKFDYTKGYKFSTYATWWIRQAITRAMADQARTIRIPVHMVEVINKLGRIQRELLQDLGREPTPEELAKEMDITPEKVLEIQQYAREPISLDQTIGDEGDSQLGDFIEDSEAVVAVDAVSFTLLQDQLQSVLETLSEREAGVVRLRFGLTDGQPRTLDEIGQVYGVTRERIRQIESKTMSKLRHPSRSQVLRDYLD comes from the coding sequence GTGGCAGCGACAGAGGCAAGCCCGGCAACCGATGAGCCGGTGAAGGCCACCGCCACCAAGACCGCCGCGAAAAAGGCGCCGGCCAAGAAGGCACCGGCCAAGCGGGCTGCGAAGAAGGCGCCCGCCAAGAAGGCACCGGCCAAGGCCGCGTCGCCGCGAGGCAAGAAGGACGAGTCCGGCGAGGACGTGAACCTCGGCGAAGACCTCGACGGCGCCGAGGATCTGGACGTCGAACCCGGCGACGACCTCGAGGATGTCGAGATCGACGACCTGGAGACCGATGACGAGGCCGACACCGCCGACACGGACTCCGATGAAGAGGCCGAGGGCGACGACGCGTCCCCCGCCGCGGCCAAGCCTGCCAAGGACGGCGACGACGATATCGCCGAACCGTCCGAGAAGGACAAGGCCTCCGGAGACTTCGTCTGGGACGAGGAAGAGTCCGAGGCGCTGCGTCAGGCCCGCAAGGACGCCGAGCTCACCGCCTCGGCGGACTCGGTGCGCGCCTACCTCAAGCAGATCGGCAAGGTCGCGCTGCTCAACGCCGAGGAGGAGGTCGAACTCGCCAAGCGCATCGAGGCCGGCCTGTATGCCACTCAGTTGATGACCGAGCTCACCGAGAAGGGTGAGAAGCTGCCCGCCGCCCAGCGCCGCGATATGCAGTGGATCTGCCGCGATGGTGACCGCGCCAAGAATCACCTGCTGGAGGCGAACCTGCGCCTGGTGGTGTCGCTGGCCAAGCGTTACACCGGCCGCGGCATGGCGTTCCTGGACCTGATCCAGGAGGGCAACCTCGGGCTGATCCGCGCCGTCGAGAAGTTCGACTACACCAAGGGCTACAAGTTCTCGACCTACGCCACCTGGTGGATCCGCCAGGCCATCACCCGCGCCATGGCCGACCAGGCCCGCACCATCCGTATCCCGGTGCACATGGTCGAGGTCATCAACAAGCTGGGCCGCATCCAGCGTGAGCTGCTTCAGGACCTGGGTCGCGAACCCACCCCCGAAGAGCTCGCCAAGGAAATGGACATCACGCCGGAGAAGGTGCTGGAGATCCAGCAGTACGCGCGTGAGCCGATCTCGCTGGACCAGACCATCGGCGACGAGGGCGACAGCCAGCTCGGTGACTTCATCGAGGACTCCGAGGCCGTGGTGGCCGTTGACGCGGTGTCCTTCACGCTGCTGCAGGATCAGCTGCAGTCGGTACTGGAGACGCTCTCCGAGCGTGAGGCGGGCGTGGTGCGGCTGCGGTTCGGCCTCACCGACGGCCAGCCGCGCACCCTCGACGAGATCGGCCAGGTCTATGGCGTGACGCGTGAGCGCATCCGTCAGATCGAGTCCAAGACGATGAGCAAGCTGCGCCACCCCAGCCGTTCCCAGGTCCTGCGCGACTACCTCGACTAG
- the ppgK gene encoding polyphosphate--glucose phosphotransferase: MTDSPNTGFGVDVGGSGIKGGIVDLDTGTLIGDRIKLATPQPATPDAVAATVAAVVREFGWTGPLGVTYPGVVTNGVVRTAANVDKGWIGTNAAEVISDVLEGQHVTVLNDADAAGLAEEAYGAGKDNTGLIVLLTFGTGIGSAVIHNGVLLPNTEFGHLEVDGKEAEHRAASSVKERKEWNYQRWTEEVTKVLVTIENAIWPDLFIAGGGISRKADRWIPMLKNRTPVVPAALRNSAGIVGAAMAAKGIHVQ, from the coding sequence ATGACCGATTCGCCCAATACTGGATTCGGCGTCGACGTCGGCGGCAGCGGTATCAAGGGGGGCATCGTCGACCTCGATACCGGAACCCTCATCGGCGACCGGATCAAACTGGCCACCCCGCAACCCGCCACCCCGGATGCCGTCGCGGCCACCGTGGCGGCCGTGGTCCGCGAGTTCGGCTGGACCGGTCCCCTGGGCGTCACCTATCCCGGCGTGGTGACCAACGGCGTCGTGCGCACCGCGGCCAACGTCGACAAGGGTTGGATCGGCACCAACGCCGCCGAGGTGATCAGCGATGTGCTGGAGGGCCAGCACGTGACCGTGCTCAACGACGCCGACGCCGCCGGCCTCGCCGAGGAGGCGTACGGCGCGGGCAAGGACAACACCGGTCTGATCGTGCTGCTGACATTCGGCACCGGCATCGGATCGGCGGTGATCCACAACGGTGTGCTGCTGCCCAATACCGAGTTCGGCCACCTCGAGGTCGACGGCAAGGAAGCCGAGCATCGCGCGGCCTCCTCGGTCAAGGAACGCAAGGAATGGAACTACCAGCGTTGGACCGAAGAGGTGACCAAGGTGCTGGTGACCATCGAGAACGCGATCTGGCCCGACCTGTTCATCGCGGGCGGCGGAATCAGCCGCAAGGCCGACCGCTGGATCCCGATGCTCAAGAACCGCACCCCGGTGGTCCCCGCCGCGCTGCGCAACTCGGCGGGAATCGTCGGCGCGGCGATGGCCGCCAAGGGCATTCACGTGCAATAA